The region ATGCATCTGAATTTTAAATAAGAATCTGCGCTCAAATGCCGGATCTATGTTTTTGGTGAGATTGGTGGTGGCAATGAGTATGCCCTGGAAGTTTTCTAATTGCTCCAGCAATATGTTCTGAATGGTATTTTCTGTACGTGAGATGTTGCTCATTTCCACATCGGTACGCTTGCTCAGAATGGCATCGGCTTCGTTGAAAAGCAATATGGGAAAACGCTCCTCGGCCTCTGCTATTTTCATGTATTGCGTGAAAATGCTTTTAAGTATCTTTTCGCTTTCACCGTACCACATAGATTTGCTATTGCTGATATCCACATGGGCAATGCTTCTGCCGGTCCTTTTGGCCAGTTGGTATACGGTTTCAGTTTTGCCCGTGCCTGGCTCTCCATGTAGGAGCACTACAATACCTTTTGATAATCCTTTTTGCGAAAGCTTTTGCTGTATTTTTCGTAGTTTTTTTGGTTCCAGTGATGCTTGTAAACGATTTATCTGTTCTTCTTCTGCAGCGTTATAAATCATTTTCTTTTGACTGATCGTTTCAGGCATAATGATATTTTTCCGCTGTTTAGGTTTTGAAACCATACTAATTCCGGACTCTTCAAGCAGCATTTTACCCTGATCTGAAATTGTGATTTCCAAATCATCAATAAATGAGTTGCTTTCGATTGCAATGAGGTCATTTTTAATGAGTGGGCTGGCTTCTTTTATGAGTGTTTGAATGAATACAAATTTAACGGATTGACTATGAAACCAATTATCTAACAGTCTGGATGGACTAACGCTCTGTGTGCCTACAATAGCCGTTTGCCATGCTGTTTGCAAAAAGATATACTTTTCTTCATCTTCCAATTTATATTGGTTTATCTTATTTATGATCGGCAATTTTTTGTGCTCATCCAGTAACTGCATGAAATTGGATTTTAACTCATAACGGTCAATTTCATCTTTTTCAAAATCTTCTTCTAACTTATAAACAGCTTCCAGCAGCATAATGGGATTGTTAATGACAACCGGTTCAAATTCAGGGGCTTTTTTACCTCTTATGATGGAATCCGCTAATTCGTCATTGATGAGGAAGTCAAAACTATTCAGCCTTCGTCGGGAATCATGGTCTTTCATCATTTTGATGAGGTTTCTGTGTCGCAGATTATCAAAAACCTCCTGGTAAGCCAATACTTTATGTGAATTACAGTTGAAGAAATCCTTGAGCGTGCCAAAATCCACATAGTGTTCTTCATAATTCAATGAAAAAATGGTCGCCAGAAAAAATGCCTCAATAGGTGAAGTATTAAAATATTTTGAAAGGATCTGGAGTTGTGGCTTGATCTTTTCGAAAAATTCAGGTTTTAATTGTGAGTCTTTTGATTGATCGTGCACATCGGCAATCACTTCTAGAATGTGGTTTTGAGTTTGCATAGCTTTATCTTTTTAGACAAAGGTAGGAGTGGAGTGCGACAAATTGTGGCGCCGCAGAATTGCGGATTAAAAATATTTAACGCAATGTCCATAATTCTATGATTCGTTGCGATCGCCGCGTTTTATCGTTGCGTTCGTTGCGTTAAACCAACGTGTCACACCTCCGGTGTTTTCGATGGGTGTATACTCGTTTCTACCGACATGACACGCTTAACGGTGTTAAGAGGAAGGGCTATTTTGTGTTCATTTTGCCTTCTTTGTGTACATTGTGGTAAAAAATATTAGAACGCGGATCAGGCGGATTGAATTGACGAGTTTGATTACGGTGTGTTGTTGGTTGAGGTTTTCTGTTTTTATGAGTTGACGAATTAACTACCTAATGAATATCTACGATAAGCGGATTTTTTCGGATGATCCGTTACGGTATTTTGTCGTATCACACCTCCGATGTTTTCGTTCGGGGGATTGGCTTTTCTACTGATAGACCATGCCGCGTTTATTATTATTTGAGCTGGAATAGATAAGAGAATTTTCTAGACGCTGATTTTAATGACTTTGACTGATTAAATGTGCGCCAATAAAGCTCCTAAAACTAGTCATATCTGCGTCTAATAATCCTGATTCTTACTTTGCGATCGCTGTGTTTTTATCGTTGTGGAGTTGCTACATTTGCCCGGACATATAGTTAAGCCTAAAGAACTAGATTTGCATTATGAGTGTACGAAGAAAGAAGTATGACAAAGAATTTAAAAAAATGGCAGTAGAGCTTTGTCAGACACAGCAAAACAGGCCAAAAAAGGAAATTGCACAAGAGTTGGGCATTACAGACAACATGTTAAACCGTTGGGTCAGGGAGCATGATAAATATGGAGATAACAGCTTTGCTGGACAAGGCAGGCCTGTGATGACCGACAAGGAGAAAGAGCTGGCACAGCTTCGAAAAGAACTGCGGGAAACGCAAATAGAGCGCGATATCTTAAAAAAGGCAGTGAGCATTTTCTCCAAGGGCGACAGCAGAAATACGAATTCATAAACATGTACCAGCAAGAATTTGCTGTTGAGAAAATGTGTAAAGTGCTGGGGGTGGCAAGAAGTAGTTACTATGCATGGTTAGAAAGGAAACCATCAGCGAGGGTCATGGAAACGATAAGGTTGATGAAAAAAATCGGAGAAATATATCATGATAATAAAGGGCGTTACGGGAGCCCAAAGATAACCGATGAGCTGAATGAGCAGGGGTTTCAGGCATCGCGCCCGCGTATTGGCAGGATGATGAAGAAAATGGGGCTTCGGAGCATTACCCGCAAAAAGTACAGGGTAGCTACGACGGATTCAAACCATGGGTTCCGGATAGCTGAAAACATCCTGAAAAGGGAGTTTTACCAGGAAGAGGTTTCTAAGGCATGGGTATCAGACATCACATACGTCCCCACGGCAGAAGGGTGGTTGTATTTGACCATCATCATGGACTTATTTGACCGTAAAATCGTGGGATGGTCGCTTTCAGAAGACTTAACCACTGAGGCTACGATCATCCCGGCCTGGCAAATGGCCAAAACCAACCGGCCAGTAGCACCCGGGTTGATTTTTCACTCTGACAGGGGCGTGCAATATGCCGCAGATAGCTTTAGAAAAGAATTAAAAGGCAATGATGTGGTTCAAAGCATGAGCCGCAAGGGCAACTGTTGGGACAATGCAGTGGCCGAAAACTTCTTTAAAATCATCAAGTCCGAGATGATTTATCACTATGATTACCGCTCTGTAAAACAAGCAAAAAACGCAATTTTTGAGTTTATAGAAGTATGGTATAATCGAAAAAGAAAACATGCTTACCTGGGATATAAAACACCAGAAGCTTTTTCAAATTTTTTAAATATGAACGCGGCTTAATCTTTTGTCCATTTTTTTGTTGCAATTCCAGTTTTTATCGTTGCGTTCGTTGCGTGAAACTATTGTGTCACACCTCCGGTGTTTTCGATGGGTGTATACTCGTTTCTACCGACATGACACGCTTAACGGTGTTAAGAGGAGTAAGGGCTACTTTGTGTTCATTGTGCCTTCTTTGTGTACATTGTGGTAAAAAATATTAGAACGCGGATCACACGGATTGCATTGACGAGTCTGATTACGGTGTGTTGTTGGTTGAGGTTTTCCGGTTTTATAAGTTGACGTATATACTACCTAATGAATATCTACGATAAGCGGATTTTGGCGGATGATCCGGTATGATATTTTGCAGTATCACACCTCTGGTGTTTGCGTTCGGAGTATTAGCTTATCTACCGATATAACACGCTTAAGGGCTTTTACTATTCTTTCAGAAAGATAAATGAATCTTTTAGACCCTGATTTTAATGACTTTGACTGATTAAATGTGCGCCAATAAAGCTCCTAAAACTAGTCATATCTGCGTCTAATAATCCTGATTCTTACTTTGCGATCGCTGTGTTTTTATCGTTGCGTTCGTTGCGTGAAACTATTGTGTCACACCTCCGGTGTTTTCGATGGGTGTATACTCGTTTCTACCGACATGACACGCTTAACGGTGTTAAGAGGAGTAAGGGCTACTTTGTGTTCATTGTGCCTTCTTTGTGTACATTGTGGTAAAAAATATTAGAACGCGGATCACACGGATTGGACTGATTTATATGGATAATTGGGGTGTTGTAATTCATAAGTCAATAACAAATTATTGATTTTATAATTAAAATTCATAAATGGATTATTGAATTTATACAATTTTTTCGTAAATTCGCTTATGAAATTATTAATCTAAGGCAACATGGAAAGATTATTTCGCATCTCAAATGAAGCTAAGCGCAGGGTTTCGAATCGTTTTCATCGTTACCTGTATGATGAAATCGATTGGGATAACCGTTTAATTGGCATTTCAGGTGCCCGGGGAAGTGGAAAAACTTTTTTGATGCTTCAAAAACTTAAAGAACTTGCATCGCATACAATGGCGCTTTACGTAACCCTTGACGACGTTTATTTTACGGGTAACAGTCTGGTTTCATTCGTGGATGATTTTGAAAAACAAGGTGGTAAATATCTTTTTTTGGATGAGGTGCATAAATATCCTAATTGGTCGCAGGAGTTGAAAAATATTTATGACTTTCATCCCCATCTGAAAATTGTTTTCTCAAGTTCTTCAGCACTGGAAATTTTTAAAGGTTCTCATGATTTAAGTAGAAGAGCACTGGTTTATAATCTTCCGGGATTGTCTTTTCGGGAATATCTTTTGCTAATGCATAAGGTTGATATTGATTCTGTTACCCTGTATGATTTGTTGCATGAACATGAAGAATTCTCATCTAAAGTGCTGACGCATATTAAGCCTCTTCCGCTTTTTAAACAATATCTGAAAGAGGGCTATTACCCTTTTGTGATTGAAACCGGGAGAAATTATCTCAGACAATTAATGAATACAATCAATACTGTGTTGGAAGTAGATTTGCCTGCCATTCATCATATTGACTTTCATTCGTCGTTAAAAATTAAAAAACTTTTATCTATTATAGCTCATATTGTACCGTATAAGCCGAATGTGGAAAAACTGGCCAGACAAACTGATCTGACGCGGCCAACACTATTGAAATATTTATCTTATCTCGATAAAGCACAGGTTTTGAAATTGTTATCCACGGATCCAATTGGTATAAATTATCTCAATAAACCGGAGAAGGTTTATTTGCAAAACACTAATATTGCCTATGCATTTGCAGATTTGAATGCTGATATTGGAAATTTGAGAGAAACCTTTTTCTTAAATCAGTTGTCAAACAAACATCAAGTTATATATCCACAAAAAGGAGATTTTTTGATTGATGGAAAATATCTTTTTGAAGTGGGTGGAAAAAATAAAAATCGTAATCAGATTCAAGGTGTAGAGCATGCATTTGTGGCTGCTGACGATATTGAGTATTGGTTTAAGTCTAAAATCCCATTATGGGCTTTTGGATTTTTGTACTAAGAAGTAGTGTCACACCTCCGGTGTTTTCGATGGGTGTATACTCGATTCTACCGATATGCCACGCCTAACGGCGTTAAGAGAAGTAAGGGCTACTTTGTGTTCATTGTGGTAAAAAATATTTGAACGCGGATCACACGGATTGGACTGATTGAGCGGATTATAGTGTAATTGTGTTTGAGATTAGGCAGTTATCAGATTTTGGCTGTCAATTACGTAACGAATATCTCCGATAAGCGGATTTTTGCGGATGATCCGTTACGGTATTTCGTCGTATCACACCTCCGGTGTTTTTGTTCAGGGTATTAGCTTTTATACCGATATACCACATCTAACGGGGTTACTTAAGGGCATTTTTGTGTTAACTACGCTATGAGTTAATATGTAGTGTCTTTGTTGTAAGTGTTAAGTGAAAATGTTACAAAGTAACCATCTTTCCATCATCAACTTTTAAAACTGGGTGATTAAAAATTTGCTCATAATCATCTGGAATTGCAACAAAAAAATGGACAAAAGATTAAGCCGCGTTCATATTTAAAAAATTTGAAAAAGCTTCTGGTGTTTTATATCCCAGGTAAGCATGTTTTCTTTTTCGATTATACCATACTTCTATAAACTCAAAAATTGCGTTTTTTGCTTGTTTTACAGAGCGGTAATCATAGTGATAAATCATCTCGGACTTGATGATTTTAAAGAAGTTTTCGGCCACTGCATTGTCCCAACAGTTGCCCTTGCGGCTCATGCTTTGAACCACATCATTGCCTTTTAATTCTTTTCTAAAGCTATCTGCGGCATATTGCACGCCCCTGTCAGAGTGAAAAATCAACCCGGGTGCTACTGGCCGGTTGGTTTTGGCCATTTGCCAGGCCGGGATGATCGTAGCCTCAGTGGTTAAGTCTTCTGAAAGCGACCATCCCACGATTTTACGGTCAAATAAGTCCATGATGATGGTCAAATACAACCACCCTTCTGCCGTGGGGACGTATGTGATGTCTGATACCCATGCCTTAGAAACCTCTTCCTGGTAAAACTCCCTTTTCAGGATGTTTTCAGCTATCCGGAACCCATGGTTTGAATCCGTCGTAGCTACCCTGTACTTTTTGCGGGTAATGCTCCGAAGCCCCATTTTCTTCATCATCCTGCCAATACGCGGGCGCGATGCCTGAAACCCCTGCTCATTCAGCTCATCGGTTATCTTTGGGCTCCCGTAACGCCCTTTATTATCATGATATATTTCTCCGATTTTTTTCATCAACCTTATCGTTTCCATGACCCTCGCTGATGGTTTCCTTTCTAACCATGCATAGTAACTACTTCTTGCCACCCCCAGCACTTTACACATTTTCTCAACAGCAAATTCTTGCTGGTACATGTTTATGAATTCGTATTTCTGCTGTCGCCCTTGGAGAAAATGCTCACTGCCTTTTTTAAGATATCGCGCTCTATTTGCGTTTCCCGCAGTTCTTTTCGAAGCTGTGCCAGCTCTTTCTCCTTGTCGGTCATCACAGGCCTGCCTTGTCCAGCAAAGCTGTTATCTCCATATTTATCATGCTCCCTGACCCAACGGTTTAACATGTTGTCTGTAATGCCCAACTCTTGTGCAATTTCCTTTTTTGGCCTGTTTTGCTGTGTCTGACAAAGCTCTACTGCCATTTTTTTAAATTCTTTGTCATACTTCTTTCTTCGTACACTCATAATGCAAATCTAGTTCTTTAGGCTTAACTATATGTCCGGGCAAATGTAGCAACTCCAATCTTTATGAAATGTATGAACCGGAATAATAGCTTTGGGGTTAATGGCATCGACCAATTTTTTTAATGTAGCCACATCAGCATGGCCACTGGTGTGAATGTTGTGAATTGAAAAACCCTTCGATTTAAACCGATGAACAAATGCTTTGGTTGAAGATTGAGCTTTGTATCCTTCCCACAGTGAATAGATGAAATTTCCATTTGATAGATCAAGTTTTCTAATTTCGGGCTCCATAGAAGGTCGCACCACCATTACGAACTGATCAGGGTTGGCGTGAATTTCTTCCCGGGTAATTTTATATTTTGTGAACTGATATGCTACTTGTTCTTTTCCTGAATCAAACAATCGCGTTGTGGTTCTATGTGCGTAAAAAACTTTTATGTTCGTAAAACCTTTGGCAGGTGAGGGGAGGCCTGCATACTTTGATAATGTGTTGAGAATCTGTGCTGTGTAAATATCAACAACAAAAGTTTTATGCGTTTGCAAACAAGCTTTGTAAATGGAAACCAGCCGATCTATATTTTGACTTGATGTATAGATATAGTTAATTCCTGTCGAATTTTTAAATGTATCAACCAGTTCATTTTCAATATCTTCTTCGGTTTTTAATTGTGATGGATTTCTGCCAATGGTGGTTCCTTCCATCATCAGGTAATCGACATTTTTAGGGGCATTGTGCAGTAACCAATAAAAAGCTTTTTGTTTTCTGCCGTGCGCACGAAAATCGCCGGTGTAAAAAATACGTTTGCCTTCGGCCTCAATTAAAAAAGAATATGCATCAAATGCTGAATGATCGTTCCAGTATGGCGTAATGGTAAAATCTCCAATCTGGAACGGTTCGTTTTTATTAAAATACTTTGGGTGACTAATTACGTTGTTTTGAGGTAAAAATATATTGTTGATTTTCAATATTTCATGTGTTGCTTTACCCAGCCATATCGGAATCTGGGGCGATAAATATTGCATGAGTCCAAAATGATCGGCATGTGGATGCGAAATCAGCAATCCACCAATTTGAGTGTTCGAATCGTATGCACTTTTGATATCAGGAAGTATTCCGTCCCTAATAAGTCTATCAACTGAATGATGCTTGTGCTGATCAAAATGAAAACTACCACCTTGCTTATTAACCAGTGGCGTTCCAAAATTGACGAGAATGCGTGTGCTTGCAGTTTGTAGTTCGATGCAGGTACCGCCAATTTCGGATGAGCCGCGGTGGATGATTAGGTTCATCATAATATTTGTGGTTCAAACTTCTTGAATACCCAATTTACATCATTTGCATCAATTTCCACTAATAAAGTGCACCTTTCCTTGCTGCGTCTGATGATTTTCTCTTTGAGATTGCTATGGAAAAACACTTCATTCTTTTTACCAACAATTATCAATATATCTTCATCGGGTAATGTGCTTTTTCCATCGTAAAGGCTTCGCAAATCTGTTTTAGGAAATAGTTCGGGAATAGTAGCCGGACATACTTCCTCTTCAGTTGAGAGTTGTGACATACATTTTGCTATTTCAGTATCCTGATAGCGGTCATACATGTAGCCCATCTCAAAATATTTCCCTTCATGCTCCAAATGCTCTTTGTCACCAAAAGAGGCAACTATTATCGGATATTTTCTTCCGGGTTCTTCCTGGATTTTGATTATGGTATCAGCCACAGCCGAAAAGACATCTGAATAATTGGCCAGCCCTTTCTGCACAAGTACAAGAACACTTTTATAACTTCTATACGTCTCTTCGTATTCATCATAACCATATCCACGTGAATCTCCCTCTTTTGAAAATGAAGGCGCATAATATTTTAAGTCGCTGAGAATACGATATGGTATTTCAGTTTTCATGTTTTAATAGTTTTAAAATTCTTTGCAAAAACAACCGCTCTTCAATAAATGCTTTGATCCAATCAAACGAAAACTTTGCGCTTATTAACTTCTCGGGAATGCCGGTTGTGCTACTCATTTTAAATTGTGTAGTTTCATCTGCTGCAATAACTAAAAAGCGACTAAGCTGTGTATGGTCTGATGTTTCCAGATCAACAGGATTGATACACGCAACCAGTTGATTTTCTTTTGCAAAAACCTTTATCTGGTCTGTAAGTACTCTATTTGTTGACAAAACGAGTATTGAATCGGCATTTTCCGGTAACAAATCAATTCTACTTGTGGAAACCAATTCTAATCCATGTCCGGTTAGCAAATGATGAATCTTTTCTATTTTTCGACTGTCCATAAACATCTGTTTATTATCGTCCTCTTTATTTTCAAATGTGCAAACACAAGACGCCAAAACATGTCGTTTTTAAAAATACTTTGCACTTAGCGACGCATATTGTCGTTTGGTTTTCCTACCTTTGACTAAACAATTAAAATTCAACAACATGGGTAAAAGAACACAAATACTACGTTATCACCGCATTATCAGTCATTTGATGAATGCCCCGCTTAGTTACGATGAGCTAAATCACAAGCTTGAGAGCGATTCTAAATGGCACGGAGAAACCCTAACCCGCTCTCAGCGTACTTTGCAGCGCGATATTAAAGATATTTGGGAGCTGTATAATATTGAAATCAAGGCAAAACAAGATGGAAAATACTATATCATTTCCAATGAACAACAGGAGTTTAATAACCGCTTGTTTGAAGCGTTTGATACGTTTATTGCGCTGAACATCAAAGAGAACGTGTCAAAAGATATTCAATTTGAACAACGCCGGCCACAGGGAACAAGCAATTTTTCCGGATTATTGCATGCAACACAGGAAAAGTTGGAGATAAAATTTTTATACCAAAAATTCTATGAAGAGGAGCCGGAAATGCGGCATATTGATCCTTATCTGCTCAAGGAATTTCGGTATCGGTGGTATATTATCGGGAAAGACCATAAAGATGACCACATAAAAAGTTTTGGATTAGACCGCATTCAGGGATTAGAACACACGAAAGTGCATTACGATTCAAAATCAAAAAATGAAGTTGCCAAACGCTACAAAGACTGTTTCGGCATTGTTTCTCCCAATGCAGAAAAGCCGTCGAAGGTGGTTATTTCATGTACAAAAATCCAGGGAAGATATATACAAGCTATACCCTTACATCATTCACAACACACCATCAAAGAAACCAAAGATGAAATCGTTTTGGGCATGAAAGTATATCTCACTTACGACTTATTTATGGAGCTATTGAGTTATGGCGAAAACATTAAGGTGCTTGAGCCCAAATCACTGGTAGTTATTATGAAACAAAAACTAAAAGCCGGGTTTGAACAATATCAGGTTTAAATGAATCTTTACTATTATGCAATTTTCCTGTTCATTATTAATGGTTTTTTTAGGAGTAGTTCCCTAAATGTTGCTAAAATTAGGGCATGTGTTGCATAAACCAATTATTATTATGAATTACATTTCCAGTCTTTTAAAAAACAAACATGACATTAGTTTGAGTTGGGGTTTGAGTAGCCAGCAATAAAAAATGGAGTGTGAATTTTGTACTTTTCCCACAAAAATCAAATTTTAAACTTTTCGTGGCCGGGTGAGGAGGTCGCAATTAATACATTGCAATAAATCTTGTAATAACGAATTAAAATACGACCTGCCGGGTATTATAGTCATTGCTACGGTAAAAAGCATAAAAGCCCGCCGGGAAGCGGGCTTTACATGGCTAAACAGCAAGCCTGTAAGCCGGGTTCTGTCATCCTGCAGAGCAGGAGTTTCTATCATTTATCTGGGATTGCCATCGCTGACAATCTCTAGCAACCTACCCTCCAACATCGGGCGGGCCGCCCTCGGGCGTTGGTTTACATGGTTTTACAGCCTGCGGAGTGCACAGCAACTGTAGTTGCCTACAGCCCTGGTGAGCTCTTACCTCACCTTCTCACCCTTACCCCGACGAATCGGGGCGGTTATTTTCTTCTGCACTTTCATCCCCTCACGGAGATCTTTCGGTTAGGAAGCACAGTGCCCTTTGCTGCCCGGACTTTCCTCACTTTGCCGTAGCAAAGCGCGATAGAATGGCTTGCTGTATTGCTTTCAAATATTGTTTACATGCCTTTGTCCTTAAAAAAAGCAGTATATTGTTTATCAGCACTCATAATGTGCTTGGTGAGCCAATTGTTTAAAAACCGATATGTATCGGTGGTTATTTCTCGTTTGTCAGCTTTGTAGTCTTTAATTAACTCATCAAGTTGATCAATTAAAACTTTATGCTGGTTTTTATGCTCTGTTACTTTCGGGTAGCCAAGCTTTCCCATTTTTTCTTCTTCAGCTCCAAAATGATACTGAGTATACGACTTTAAATCATCAAGTATGGTACCCACAACCTGTTTTCCCTGGCCGTCGAGCATACTCTGATGCAGTTTTCTTAATAAAGCCAATAGTTTCTGGTGATGTTCGTCAAATTCATCAATATGAACGCTATACCTTGGTTCCCATTCAAAAAGTGCCATGTTTTTAGGTTTTTAGTTGTTTAATACTACAAGCGTTGCCCCAAAGCCATATTCTTTAAAAGAGGCATCATGAAAGACATACTTTGAATACTGCTGTGTGAGTGTTTTGCGCAACTCGTTTTTCAGGGTGCCATTGCCAATGCCATGTATAAAAACAATGCGTTTTATGCGATCCTTAATGGCCTGTTCCATTTCAGACTTGAATTTATCCATCTGAATGGCTAAGATCTCGCTATTGCCGAGTCCTGTTGTATTATCAATAAGCTCATTGATGTGCAAATCGATTTCTCGCTTCTCCTCGGGTTCAATTTTTTTGACTGTCTTTCTGGGTCGCGCATCAGCTTTCTTCTTCGATTGCATCATTTTTTCAAGCTCTTTGAGCTTTTTTTTCTCCTCAGTGCCCATTTCGGGGGCTTCATTTTCCGGCTTTTCAGCTGCAACAAGGTCAAAAATCAACGATTTTTCATGAAAGAAATCATTCTCTTTAAAAGTTTGCTCCTTATACAGCTTTATCGGACTGATTACAATCTTTTTCTCAATGGGCCGTACAGGCTTGTATATACCTTCATTGTAAAAAACCACCTGAAAAATATAATCACCTGATTTTCCGATCTCTTGTCTGAGCAGTGTAAAAAGTGAAATTTTTGTGTTGGGTTCAACAATGCCTGCGTCTATACCTCTTGATTGTGCTTTGGTTACTTCAACCAGGTTGTAAAACAGTATGTAGTTGCTGTCGTTAATCAGGTATGTTTCCAGGTCGGCATCTGTGGCATCGCGCCCGGGTTGAGGTACCATGGCAAAAAATGCTTTGGCCTCTTCGTTACCAGCTATTTGTGAAACTTCCGGGTAAAAATCAGGTGTGCCTGATGCTTGTGCAGGAGCTTCTGTTTCCTGTCCACCAGCTTCCGGTTCCTGGTATTCGCTAATTAAAATTAGTTCATCCTGCTCAGCAGGGTTTTCAAAC is a window of Salinivirga cyanobacteriivorans DNA encoding:
- a CDS encoding ATP-binding protein, with the translated sequence MQTQNHILEVIADVHDQSKDSQLKPEFFEKIKPQLQILSKYFNTSPIEAFFLATIFSLNYEEHYVDFGTLKDFFNCNSHKVLAYQEVFDNLRHRNLIKMMKDHDSRRRLNSFDFLINDELADSIIRGKKAPEFEPVVINNPIMLLEAVYKLEEDFEKDEIDRYELKSNFMQLLDEHKKLPIINKINQYKLEDEEKYIFLQTAWQTAIVGTQSVSPSRLLDNWFHSQSVKFVFIQTLIKEASPLIKNDLIAIESNSFIDDLEITISDQGKMLLEESGISMVSKPKQRKNIIMPETISQKKMIYNAAEEEQINRLQASLEPKKLRKIQQKLSQKGLSKGIVVLLHGEPGTGKTETVYQLAKRTGRSIAHVDISNSKSMWYGESEKILKSIFTQYMKIAEAEERFPILLFNEADAILSKRTDVEMSNISRTENTIQNILLEQLENFQGILIATTNLTKNIDPAFERRFLFKIQMHKPTIEARAHIWKMKFPRLKKFHCQTLATQFNFSGGQIDNILKKATMEEVIQGKKPNAKQLEQYCREETLEERIVRKVGFG
- a CDS encoding DUF2027 domain-containing protein; translation: MKYKKGDKVRFLNAVGEGVVTKTTADGTVFVLDDTGFENPAEQDELILISEYQEPEAGGQETEAPAQASGTPDFYPEVSQIAGNEEAKAFFAMVPQPGRDATDADLETYLINDSNYILFYNLVEVTKAQSRGIDAGIVEPNTKISLFTLLRQEIGKSGDYIFQVVFYNEGIYKPVRPIEKKIVISPIKLYKEQTFKENDFFHEKSLIFDLVAAEKPENEAPEMGTEEKKKLKELEKMMQSKKKADARPRKTVKKIEPEEKREIDLHINELIDNTTGLGNSEILAIQMDKFKSEMEQAIKDRIKRIVFIHGIGNGTLKNELRKTLTQQYSKYVFHDASFKEYGFGATLVVLNN
- a CDS encoding transposase, yielding MSVRRKKYDKEFKKMAVELCQTQQNRPKKEIAQELGITDNMLNRWVREHDKYGDNSFAGQGRPVMTDKEKELAQLRKELRETQIERDILKKAVSIFSKGDSRNTNS
- a CDS encoding MBL fold metallo-hydrolase, coding for MMNLIIHRGSSEIGGTCIELQTASTRILVNFGTPLVNKQGGSFHFDQHKHHSVDRLIRDGILPDIKSAYDSNTQIGGLLISHPHADHFGLMQYLSPQIPIWLGKATHEILKINNIFLPQNNVISHPKYFNKNEPFQIGDFTITPYWNDHSAFDAYSFLIEAEGKRIFYTGDFRAHGRKQKAFYWLLHNAPKNVDYLMMEGTTIGRNPSQLKTEEDIENELVDTFKNSTGINYIYTSSQNIDRLVSIYKACLQTHKTFVVDIYTAQILNTLSKYAGLPSPAKGFTNIKVFYAHRTTTRLFDSGKEQVAYQFTKYKITREEIHANPDQFVMVVRPSMEPEIRKLDLSNGNFIYSLWEGYKAQSSTKAFVHRFKSKGFSIHNIHTSGHADVATLKKLVDAINPKAIIPVHTFHKDWSCYICPDI
- a CDS encoding ATP-binding protein produces the protein MERLFRISNEAKRRVSNRFHRYLYDEIDWDNRLIGISGARGSGKTFLMLQKLKELASHTMALYVTLDDVYFTGNSLVSFVDDFEKQGGKYLFLDEVHKYPNWSQELKNIYDFHPHLKIVFSSSSALEIFKGSHDLSRRALVYNLPGLSFREYLLLMHKVDIDSVTLYDLLHEHEEFSSKVLTHIKPLPLFKQYLKEGYYPFVIETGRNYLRQLMNTINTVLEVDLPAIHHIDFHSSLKIKKLLSIIAHIVPYKPNVEKLARQTDLTRPTLLKYLSYLDKAQVLKLLSTDPIGINYLNKPEKVYLQNTNIAYAFADLNADIGNLRETFFLNQLSNKHQVIYPQKGDFLIDGKYLFEVGGKNKNRNQIQGVEHAFVAADDIEYWFKSKIPLWAFGFLY
- a CDS encoding helix-turn-helix transcriptional regulator, which translates into the protein MGKRTQILRYHRIISHLMNAPLSYDELNHKLESDSKWHGETLTRSQRTLQRDIKDIWELYNIEIKAKQDGKYYIISNEQQEFNNRLFEAFDTFIALNIKENVSKDIQFEQRRPQGTSNFSGLLHATQEKLEIKFLYQKFYEEEPEMRHIDPYLLKEFRYRWYIIGKDHKDDHIKSFGLDRIQGLEHTKVHYDSKSKNEVAKRYKDCFGIVSPNAEKPSKVVISCTKIQGRYIQAIPLHHSQHTIKETKDEIVLGMKVYLTYDLFMELLSYGENIKVLEPKSLVVIMKQKLKAGFEQYQV
- a CDS encoding bacteriohemerythrin produces the protein MALFEWEPRYSVHIDEFDEHHQKLLALLRKLHQSMLDGQGKQVVGTILDDLKSYTQYHFGAEEEKMGKLGYPKVTEHKNQHKVLIDQLDELIKDYKADKREITTDTYRFLNNWLTKHIMSADKQYTAFFKDKGM